From the genome of Patagioenas fasciata isolate bPatFas1 chromosome 17, bPatFas1.hap1, whole genome shotgun sequence, one region includes:
- the SEPTIN5 gene encoding septin-5 isoform X3: MSTGMRYKSKLVNPDEKQDHEKQYVGFATLPNQVHRKSVKKGFDFTLMVAGESGLGKSTLVNSLFLTDLYKDRKLLNAEERISQTVEIVKHTVDIEEKGVKLKLTIVDTPGFGDAVNNTECWKPITDYIDQQFEQYFRDESGLNRKNIQDNRVHCCLYFISPFGHGLRPVDVEFMKALHEKVNIVPLIAKADCLIPSEIRKLKERIREEIDKFGIKVYQFPECDSDEDEEFKQQDRELKESAPFAVIGSNTVVEAKGQRVRGRLYPWGIVEVENQAHCDFVKLRNMLIRTHMHDLKDVTCDVHYENYRAQCIQQMTSKLTQDNRIESPIPILPLPTPDTETEKLIKMKDEELRRMQEMLQKMQQQMQDQ, encoded by the exons GACCATGAGAAGCAGTACGTGGGCTTTGCCACTCTGCCCAACCAGGTCCACCGGAAATCCGTCAAGAAAGGTTTCGACTTCACCCTGATGGTCGCAG GAGAGTCGGGTCTGGGCAAATCCACGCTGGTGAATAGCCTGTTCCTGACAGACCTCTACAAAGACAGAAAGCTCCTCAATGCAGAGG AGAGAATCAGCCAGACTGTGGAGATAGTGAAGCACACGGTGGACATTGAGGAGAAGGGTGTCAAGCTGAAGCTGACCATAGTGGACACACCAGGCTTTGGAGATGCTGTTAACAACACTGAATG CTGGAAGCCTATCACCGACTACATTGACCAGCAGTTTGAGCAGTATTTTCGTGATGAGAGTGGCCTGAACCGTAAGAACATCCAGGACAACCGAGTGCATTGCTGCCTCTACTTCATCTCGCCCTTTGGACATGG GCTGAGGCCAGTGGATGTTGAGTTCATGAAGGCTCTGCATGAGAAGGTCAACATTGTGCCGCTGATTGCCAAAGCTGACTGCCTGATCCCCTCTGAGATCCGGAAGCTAAAAGAGAGG ATCCGAGAAGAGATTGACAAATTTGGCATTAAAGTGTACCAGTTTCCTGAGTGTGACTCTGATGAAGATGAGGAGTTCAAGCAGCAAGACAGAGAGCTGAAG GAGAGCGCTCCCTTTGCCGTCATCGGCAGTAACACTGTGGTGGAGGCGAAAGGCCAGCGTGTCCGTGGACGGCTCTACCCCTGGGGCATTGTGGAAG TGGAAAACCAGGCACACTGCGACTTTGTGAAGCTGCGGAACATGTTGATCCGGACACACATGCATGACCTGAAGGATGTCACTTGTGATGTCCACTATGAGAACTACCGAGCTCAGTGCATCCAGCAAATGACCAG CAAGCTGACTCAGGACAACAGGATAGAAAGCCCGATTCCTATCCTGCCTCTCCCAACACCAGACACTGAGACAGAGAAGCTGATCAAAATGAAGGATGAGGAG TTACGGCGGATGcaagagatgctgcagaagatgcaGCAGCAGATGCAGGATCAGTGA
- the SEPTIN5 gene encoding septin-5 isoform X2 yields the protein MVPEQTCAAQDETSEEQRSGKTLDHEKQYVGFATLPNQVHRKSVKKGFDFTLMVAGESGLGKSTLVNSLFLTDLYKDRKLLNAEERISQTVEIVKHTVDIEEKGVKLKLTIVDTPGFGDAVNNTECWKPITDYIDQQFEQYFRDESGLNRKNIQDNRVHCCLYFISPFGHGLRPVDVEFMKALHEKVNIVPLIAKADCLIPSEIRKLKERIREEIDKFGIKVYQFPECDSDEDEEFKQQDRELKESAPFAVIGSNTVVEAKGQRVRGRLYPWGIVEVENQAHCDFVKLRNMLIRTHMHDLKDVTCDVHYENYRAQCIQQMTSKLTQDNRIESPIPILPLPTPDTETEKLIKMKDEELRRMQEMLQKMQQQMQDQ from the exons GACCATGAGAAGCAGTACGTGGGCTTTGCCACTCTGCCCAACCAGGTCCACCGGAAATCCGTCAAGAAAGGTTTCGACTTCACCCTGATGGTCGCAG GAGAGTCGGGTCTGGGCAAATCCACGCTGGTGAATAGCCTGTTCCTGACAGACCTCTACAAAGACAGAAAGCTCCTCAATGCAGAGG AGAGAATCAGCCAGACTGTGGAGATAGTGAAGCACACGGTGGACATTGAGGAGAAGGGTGTCAAGCTGAAGCTGACCATAGTGGACACACCAGGCTTTGGAGATGCTGTTAACAACACTGAATG CTGGAAGCCTATCACCGACTACATTGACCAGCAGTTTGAGCAGTATTTTCGTGATGAGAGTGGCCTGAACCGTAAGAACATCCAGGACAACCGAGTGCATTGCTGCCTCTACTTCATCTCGCCCTTTGGACATGG GCTGAGGCCAGTGGATGTTGAGTTCATGAAGGCTCTGCATGAGAAGGTCAACATTGTGCCGCTGATTGCCAAAGCTGACTGCCTGATCCCCTCTGAGATCCGGAAGCTAAAAGAGAGG ATCCGAGAAGAGATTGACAAATTTGGCATTAAAGTGTACCAGTTTCCTGAGTGTGACTCTGATGAAGATGAGGAGTTCAAGCAGCAAGACAGAGAGCTGAAG GAGAGCGCTCCCTTTGCCGTCATCGGCAGTAACACTGTGGTGGAGGCGAAAGGCCAGCGTGTCCGTGGACGGCTCTACCCCTGGGGCATTGTGGAAG TGGAAAACCAGGCACACTGCGACTTTGTGAAGCTGCGGAACATGTTGATCCGGACACACATGCATGACCTGAAGGATGTCACTTGTGATGTCCACTATGAGAACTACCGAGCTCAGTGCATCCAGCAAATGACCAG CAAGCTGACTCAGGACAACAGGATAGAAAGCCCGATTCCTATCCTGCCTCTCCCAACACCAGACACTGAGACAGAGAAGCTGATCAAAATGAAGGATGAGGAG TTACGGCGGATGcaagagatgctgcagaagatgcaGCAGCAGATGCAGGATCAGTGA
- the SEPTIN5 gene encoding septin-5 isoform X1, producing MDSIIIQERLVERLLSPRTQAQRSHPAKLKDHEKQYVGFATLPNQVHRKSVKKGFDFTLMVAGESGLGKSTLVNSLFLTDLYKDRKLLNAEERISQTVEIVKHTVDIEEKGVKLKLTIVDTPGFGDAVNNTECWKPITDYIDQQFEQYFRDESGLNRKNIQDNRVHCCLYFISPFGHGLRPVDVEFMKALHEKVNIVPLIAKADCLIPSEIRKLKERIREEIDKFGIKVYQFPECDSDEDEEFKQQDRELKESAPFAVIGSNTVVEAKGQRVRGRLYPWGIVEVENQAHCDFVKLRNMLIRTHMHDLKDVTCDVHYENYRAQCIQQMTSKLTQDNRIESPIPILPLPTPDTETEKLIKMKDEELRRMQEMLQKMQQQMQDQ from the exons GACCATGAGAAGCAGTACGTGGGCTTTGCCACTCTGCCCAACCAGGTCCACCGGAAATCCGTCAAGAAAGGTTTCGACTTCACCCTGATGGTCGCAG GAGAGTCGGGTCTGGGCAAATCCACGCTGGTGAATAGCCTGTTCCTGACAGACCTCTACAAAGACAGAAAGCTCCTCAATGCAGAGG AGAGAATCAGCCAGACTGTGGAGATAGTGAAGCACACGGTGGACATTGAGGAGAAGGGTGTCAAGCTGAAGCTGACCATAGTGGACACACCAGGCTTTGGAGATGCTGTTAACAACACTGAATG CTGGAAGCCTATCACCGACTACATTGACCAGCAGTTTGAGCAGTATTTTCGTGATGAGAGTGGCCTGAACCGTAAGAACATCCAGGACAACCGAGTGCATTGCTGCCTCTACTTCATCTCGCCCTTTGGACATGG GCTGAGGCCAGTGGATGTTGAGTTCATGAAGGCTCTGCATGAGAAGGTCAACATTGTGCCGCTGATTGCCAAAGCTGACTGCCTGATCCCCTCTGAGATCCGGAAGCTAAAAGAGAGG ATCCGAGAAGAGATTGACAAATTTGGCATTAAAGTGTACCAGTTTCCTGAGTGTGACTCTGATGAAGATGAGGAGTTCAAGCAGCAAGACAGAGAGCTGAAG GAGAGCGCTCCCTTTGCCGTCATCGGCAGTAACACTGTGGTGGAGGCGAAAGGCCAGCGTGTCCGTGGACGGCTCTACCCCTGGGGCATTGTGGAAG TGGAAAACCAGGCACACTGCGACTTTGTGAAGCTGCGGAACATGTTGATCCGGACACACATGCATGACCTGAAGGATGTCACTTGTGATGTCCACTATGAGAACTACCGAGCTCAGTGCATCCAGCAAATGACCAG CAAGCTGACTCAGGACAACAGGATAGAAAGCCCGATTCCTATCCTGCCTCTCCCAACACCAGACACTGAGACAGAGAAGCTGATCAAAATGAAGGATGAGGAG TTACGGCGGATGcaagagatgctgcagaagatgcaGCAGCAGATGCAGGATCAGTGA
- the SEPTIN5 gene encoding septin-5 isoform X5 has protein sequence MVAGESGLGKSTLVNSLFLTDLYKDRKLLNAEERISQTVEIVKHTVDIEEKGVKLKLTIVDTPGFGDAVNNTECWKPITDYIDQQFEQYFRDESGLNRKNIQDNRVHCCLYFISPFGHGLRPVDVEFMKALHEKVNIVPLIAKADCLIPSEIRKLKERIREEIDKFGIKVYQFPECDSDEDEEFKQQDRELKESAPFAVIGSNTVVEAKGQRVRGRLYPWGIVEVENQAHCDFVKLRNMLIRTHMHDLKDVTCDVHYENYRAQCIQQMTSKLTQDNRIESPIPILPLPTPDTETEKLIKMKDEELRRMQEMLQKMQQQMQDQ, from the exons ATGGTCGCAG GAGAGTCGGGTCTGGGCAAATCCACGCTGGTGAATAGCCTGTTCCTGACAGACCTCTACAAAGACAGAAAGCTCCTCAATGCAGAGG AGAGAATCAGCCAGACTGTGGAGATAGTGAAGCACACGGTGGACATTGAGGAGAAGGGTGTCAAGCTGAAGCTGACCATAGTGGACACACCAGGCTTTGGAGATGCTGTTAACAACACTGAATG CTGGAAGCCTATCACCGACTACATTGACCAGCAGTTTGAGCAGTATTTTCGTGATGAGAGTGGCCTGAACCGTAAGAACATCCAGGACAACCGAGTGCATTGCTGCCTCTACTTCATCTCGCCCTTTGGACATGG GCTGAGGCCAGTGGATGTTGAGTTCATGAAGGCTCTGCATGAGAAGGTCAACATTGTGCCGCTGATTGCCAAAGCTGACTGCCTGATCCCCTCTGAGATCCGGAAGCTAAAAGAGAGG ATCCGAGAAGAGATTGACAAATTTGGCATTAAAGTGTACCAGTTTCCTGAGTGTGACTCTGATGAAGATGAGGAGTTCAAGCAGCAAGACAGAGAGCTGAAG GAGAGCGCTCCCTTTGCCGTCATCGGCAGTAACACTGTGGTGGAGGCGAAAGGCCAGCGTGTCCGTGGACGGCTCTACCCCTGGGGCATTGTGGAAG TGGAAAACCAGGCACACTGCGACTTTGTGAAGCTGCGGAACATGTTGATCCGGACACACATGCATGACCTGAAGGATGTCACTTGTGATGTCCACTATGAGAACTACCGAGCTCAGTGCATCCAGCAAATGACCAG CAAGCTGACTCAGGACAACAGGATAGAAAGCCCGATTCCTATCCTGCCTCTCCCAACACCAGACACTGAGACAGAGAAGCTGATCAAAATGAAGGATGAGGAG TTACGGCGGATGcaagagatgctgcagaagatgcaGCAGCAGATGCAGGATCAGTGA
- the SEPTIN5 gene encoding septin-5 isoform X4, with amino-acid sequence MRRHSPGPRLLWQDHEKQYVGFATLPNQVHRKSVKKGFDFTLMVAGESGLGKSTLVNSLFLTDLYKDRKLLNAEERISQTVEIVKHTVDIEEKGVKLKLTIVDTPGFGDAVNNTECWKPITDYIDQQFEQYFRDESGLNRKNIQDNRVHCCLYFISPFGHGLRPVDVEFMKALHEKVNIVPLIAKADCLIPSEIRKLKERIREEIDKFGIKVYQFPECDSDEDEEFKQQDRELKESAPFAVIGSNTVVEAKGQRVRGRLYPWGIVEVENQAHCDFVKLRNMLIRTHMHDLKDVTCDVHYENYRAQCIQQMTSKLTQDNRIESPIPILPLPTPDTETEKLIKMKDEELRRMQEMLQKMQQQMQDQ; translated from the exons GACCATGAGAAGCAGTACGTGGGCTTTGCCACTCTGCCCAACCAGGTCCACCGGAAATCCGTCAAGAAAGGTTTCGACTTCACCCTGATGGTCGCAG GAGAGTCGGGTCTGGGCAAATCCACGCTGGTGAATAGCCTGTTCCTGACAGACCTCTACAAAGACAGAAAGCTCCTCAATGCAGAGG AGAGAATCAGCCAGACTGTGGAGATAGTGAAGCACACGGTGGACATTGAGGAGAAGGGTGTCAAGCTGAAGCTGACCATAGTGGACACACCAGGCTTTGGAGATGCTGTTAACAACACTGAATG CTGGAAGCCTATCACCGACTACATTGACCAGCAGTTTGAGCAGTATTTTCGTGATGAGAGTGGCCTGAACCGTAAGAACATCCAGGACAACCGAGTGCATTGCTGCCTCTACTTCATCTCGCCCTTTGGACATGG GCTGAGGCCAGTGGATGTTGAGTTCATGAAGGCTCTGCATGAGAAGGTCAACATTGTGCCGCTGATTGCCAAAGCTGACTGCCTGATCCCCTCTGAGATCCGGAAGCTAAAAGAGAGG ATCCGAGAAGAGATTGACAAATTTGGCATTAAAGTGTACCAGTTTCCTGAGTGTGACTCTGATGAAGATGAGGAGTTCAAGCAGCAAGACAGAGAGCTGAAG GAGAGCGCTCCCTTTGCCGTCATCGGCAGTAACACTGTGGTGGAGGCGAAAGGCCAGCGTGTCCGTGGACGGCTCTACCCCTGGGGCATTGTGGAAG TGGAAAACCAGGCACACTGCGACTTTGTGAAGCTGCGGAACATGTTGATCCGGACACACATGCATGACCTGAAGGATGTCACTTGTGATGTCCACTATGAGAACTACCGAGCTCAGTGCATCCAGCAAATGACCAG CAAGCTGACTCAGGACAACAGGATAGAAAGCCCGATTCCTATCCTGCCTCTCCCAACACCAGACACTGAGACAGAGAAGCTGATCAAAATGAAGGATGAGGAG TTACGGCGGATGcaagagatgctgcagaagatgcaGCAGCAGATGCAGGATCAGTGA
- the GP1BB gene encoding platelet glycoprotein Ib beta chain produces MKSGILFLSLLGFLPLVIPTCPVPCKCATNIIDCTSKGLTVAKLPAAFRPSAEIIHLGYNRLTSIPSGLFDNLKSLQVVYLQGNPWECNCDILYLRSWLQWQQNRTLYRDVRCSSPAHLQDRVIAYLTEDEIISTCQYWYCNLALLSQLCLFILLFLQGILVIFIIVYLQKFRRMTAEARSATRDLDLQEDTWVSSSRSPYNSD; encoded by the coding sequence ATGAAGAGTGGAATTCTCTTCTTGTCCCTCCTTGGCTTCCTCCCACTTGTGATACCCACATGCCCTGTGCCATGCAAGTGTGCCACCAACATTATCGACTGTACGTCAAAAGGCCTAACTGTAGCAAAACTACCAGCTGCTTTCCGTCCTTCGGCTGAAATTATCCACCTTGGTTACAACAGGCTCACCTCTATTCCCAGTGGGCTCTTTGACAACCTGAAGAGCCTCCAGGTAGTCTACCTGCAGGGCAACCCTTGGGAATGCAACTGTGACATCCTCTACTTGCGCTCGTGGCTCCAGTGGCAGCAGAACCGAACCTTATACAGGGATGTGAGATGCAGCTCCCCAGCTCACCTGCAGGACCGGGTCATTGCCTACCTGACAGAAGATGAGATCATCTCCACATGCCAGTACTGGTATTGCAACCTGGCTCTCCTCTCTCagctctgcctcttcatcctccttttcctccagggTATCTTGGTTATCTTCATCATTGTCTACTTGCAGAAATTTCGGAGAATGACTGCTGAAGCCCGCAGTGCCACCCGAGATCTAGACCTGCAAGAAGACACTTGGGTATCTTCTTCAAGAAGCCCCTACAACAGTGATTAA